A window of the Pecten maximus chromosome 19, xPecMax1.1, whole genome shotgun sequence genome harbors these coding sequences:
- the LOC117318128 gene encoding putative deoxyribonuclease TATDN2, producing the protein MVFSDVSSNVPNQIEALKSLVCLAYGRKTTLQAAVDHVNESRMIPEGSVLDPCHLEVFRQACSLFGVRESTEFSLHPVNFPAVLLFWRCLIAMLDVCTPAQRTEFYNFRVVRLTVEPPFEEAAATTLQPASPESSAEAELLPGLEEFYVVDSDDEETAVPTLSAPSSPDVIDSHFNLDRTSRQIWGKSSGHTVEDLLAYSYSDAVTETPSIPVNVVGGIVVFSEPNTYPPVDFESHGPWRVAVGVHPKHYETLTIERNICLQRLLDHPKVVALGECGLDRTIPISRWSRQEEVFVKLLRMARPDQPLVLHLRGVKGDSHGTDVYRSALGMVEDVCSSEQRIHVNCFMGKSDIVRAWLRKFPNTYFGVTAAVRVFDNPQLEGFKAIPWNRSLLETDSPYFSPGKARVSTPAYIGETAAVVAAHLDARTPEILECATANARELYQL; encoded by the coding sequence ATGGTGTTTTCCGACGTCAGTTCTAACGTCCCCAACCAGATAGAGGCGTTGAAATCATTGGTTTGCCTAGCATATGGCAGGAAAACCACTCTCCAGGCAGCTGTAGACCACGTCAACGAGTCGAGGATGATTCCGGAAGGGAGCGTCCTGGACCCTTGTCACCTCGAGGTCTTCCGGCAAGCTTGTAGTTTGTTTGGAGTCCGAGAGTCTACAGAGTTCTCTCTACATCCTGTGAACTTTCCTGCTGTGTTACTGTTCTGGAGATGTCTGATCGCTATGTTGGATGTCTGTACGCCGGCGCAACGAACAGAGTTTTACAACTTTAGAGTTGTCCGACTTACAGTGGAACCACCATTCGAGGAAGCAGCCGCAACAACACTGCAGCCGGCATCTCCAGAGTCGTCGGCCGAAGCTGAGTTACTTCCAGGTCTGGAAGAGTTCTACGTGGTGGATTCCGATGATGAGGAGACGGCCGTGCCTACCCTTAGCGCGCCCAGCAGCCCGGACGTCATCGACAGTCATTTCAACCTTGACAGGACCAGCCGCCAGATCTGGGGAAAGAGCAGTGGACACACCGTCGAGGATTTGCTGGCCTATAGTTATTCAGATGCCGTGACGGAGACCCCAAGCATTCCAGTGAATGTTGTCGGAGGCATTGTTGTGTTCAGCGAACCCAACACATACCCCCCTGTGGACTTTGAGTCGCATGGACCATGGAGGGTAGCAGTGGGTGTCCATCCCAAACACTATGAGACACTCACCATTGAGCGGAACATTTGTCTCCAACGTCTGCTGGATCATCCCAAGGTAGTGGCTCTAGGAGAGTGTGGCCTAGACCGGACCATACCCATCTCGAGATGGTCGCGTCAGGAGGAGGTCTTTGTTAAACTCCTGAGGATGGCTCGGCCTGATCAACCCCTAGTGCTACACTTAAGAGGAGTCAAGGGAGATAGCCATGGCACGGATGTGTACAGATCCGCTCTGGGTATGGTGGAGGACGTATGCTCCAGTGAGCAGAGGATTCATGTTAACTGTTTCATGGGAAAGAGCGATATTGTCAGGGCGTGGCTGCGGAAGTTTCCGAACACGTATTTCGGTGTAACTGCTGCTGTCCGCGTTTTCGACAACCCGCAACTGGAAGGATTCAAGGCCATCCCGTGGAACAGGTCGCTGCTAGAGACCGATTCTCCCTACTTTTCCCCTGGGAAGGCACGGGTTAGTACACCAGCGTACATTGGGGAGACAGCGGCTGTAGTAGCAGCACATCTAGACGCTCGGACACCCGAAATCCTTGAGTGTGCGACCGCCAATGCCCGAGAGCTGTACCAGTTATAG